CTCCCTCTATATAATACAAGCAATCAATTATCAATATATTGTGTTACATACTCTTCGTATTTTCTTGCAATAATCATCCTTTTAATTAGTCCCTTTTTATCAATTAGTTTCCCTGTAAAACACTTTAAGTGATTATTGACTACATCATAACCTGCTAAATGGCTAAACTCTAATCCACCAGAAAACCTCGGGTTTATCTCAAGTAAATAAATTTCTCCATCATCGGACTCAATAAATTCAAAATTTACCGCTCCAATGATACCGACTTTTCGAGCAATAGAAATACATAAAGCTTCCAATTCCATATTCTCAATAATCTCTACCGTAGTTCCAGCACCCGATTTATTCCGCAATAACTCACGACGGGCAATGCATACCACCTCATCTGTTATAGGGTCTCGTATAACATCGACCGTTAAGATATTGCCCTGTATGTAAGGTTGTACTATATATTTATTTCTTGATATAGTATCTTTAAGGTATGCATACTCTTTCTCGTCAAATACTGCTCTGCACCCTTCGCTACTTCTCCCCGATATTGGTTTAATAAAGGCAGGTAATTCAACTATATCAACATCTCCCATATACTTAGTGGGGATCACGTTATTGATTCCATGGTTAAGTAGGAACGTTGAAAGCTGACACTTATCACGACATAATTTAATTGTCTGCGCATTTGATATACATACGTGAATATTTTTTTCAAAAAGTCTATCCTTTTCGTGCGATAATAAATCAACCTCTGGATCAGTTAGCGGAAACACATATTCAATTTTATGTTTTTCGCAGGTTTTCTCAATAAACGCGATATATTTTTCTTTGTCATTTATATAAGGCGCTTGATAAAATTGATTTACATTGTATGCATCTGCCACCCATTCTTTAGGATTGATATCGCATCCAACAACATAATGACCGTGAGATTTTAGTGTTTTAATTACTATGTCTGCTGAATAAGAACCTATAGCAGTTACAAGAATATTGGCCTTGGGATTTACGTTTTTCTTATTTTTTAAAAGTAAATTACATACTAAGTACACATCATCGTTACGGTTTCCCGGATCATCTTTTTCTACGAAGCCATTTCTTTTATAAAATCTAATTGCTGAATCGTTGGTTTTATGTGTATAAAGACATATATATTTCATGCCGTTCTCTATACAGATTTCTTTCATAGCAGATAATAACAGGTAACCTATCCCGTAACCTCGATAACTTTCCAATAAACCGAAAGTACTTATATACGCCATATGAGACGTTTGATCATTCGCATAGCCTAGTAAAGAACCAATAATTTGTTCTTCAAATTCAGCAATTAAAACAACCCCTTTAGTTAAAATTTTTACCGCATAGCTATCAATATTAACTTTCTCGCTTAACGGGATAAAAAATGCTCGGTCTATTGAATACAAAAATTCAGATAATCTTTCGACTTCAGACTTTACATTTTCCATTTTTCTAATCGAGATATTACCTTTCATAATTTATCCTCATTTCTAGATTCGATTTATTTCTAATAATACTATATTTAGTAAATAACGGTATGCCCCCTGTATGAATAAATAAGATACTCTCCCCGTGTGTCTGTTTTTTTGCAAGCATATTGTTTCATTCCATAAAATGCTTTACCTGTGTATGTTGTATCAAGGTGAATTCCGTCAGTAGACAAAATATCTTTTATTGTTTGAATAATGCCTTCACAATAGTTGCCGTATCCTCTGGACACAAAATCATCAACAATTAGAATATTAGAGTTTTTTGTCTAGCATTTGTGTTGTCATCAAAATAATAATAAATATAATCCAGGACCACGCTTAAAGCATGTTTTTTATCCCGTGCTACTGATATACCAATAATCTTAAACTCATCATTACTATTCAACTGACCGCAAATTAATCCGGCTAAAGTCGCTCCTGTGTCACAAGCAAGAAAAATATAATCAAAATGTACTCTAAGCGCTAATTCTTGCTCTTTTATCTCATAATAAACGTCAACATTGGTTTGTACAGCAACCTTTTCATTACCTTTTCCATAGATATCTCCGTATATATAATAAGGATTTAATCCTTGCGCTCTACATTCATAAATTACTCTTGCAACTGTCGCTGTTACATCAGCCTTATTGCACGGTATGATTTGTGCACCCAATGCCTTGACAATAATTTTATTGTTAGTTTCAATCCTTTCACCAGATACATTTGCTGGCAAAATCACTAAACATGGTATGCCCTTTGCTTTGCTCATGTTAGCAATAACACAAGATTAGACCGACTGTTGCCATAGGTAATTATGCAATCGCATCCTTTTTTACTCATATCTTTGAAATATTTTTGTACAATCCTTACCTTATTTCCACCAAAGGAAAAGGGGACAAGGTCATCTCGTTTTATGTAATAAGTACTTTGCCCATCATTAAACTTTAAGGGATATAGTAGAGTTTGCCAGTATATATCTCTTATCATAATTAGAAGCACATTCACCTCCTACCGTTGTGAAAACAAACTTTTCGCTGTATTGAATAAATAAGTAAAACACTCAAGCTTAAACATCCATGCCATCCCTATATATATGATAACTCCCACACATACCTGAATAATCAATGTAATCAGTACCGACATACCTAACCATTTGAGACTATAAACCACTGCTCCCATCACTAATGACAATAGCAGTGAGGGGTAAATATCACTCCATTGCTCCTTATAACTGTAATTAAGTAATTCCTTGTTTGGATAAGAATTTATAAAAGAAGAAATTATGCCACTCAAAACCTGCCCTAAAGCAATCGCATATATACCATAAAATACAGTCACTGCCAATATGGAAAAGGCCATAATCTTTTTAATGATTTCCAACTTTAGGAAAACATCACTATATCCTAATGCCTTTATAGCCTGAAGATTAGCAGTATGTATTGGCCATAAAGCATAGCTTACAGAGAAAATCTGTAAAAAAGGAACGCAGGGTAGCCATTTATCAGTTAGTAAGAGCTTGACTAATGGTTCAGCTATAAGAGCCAGTCCCACCATCATGGGGAAAACTATAAAAGAACTCGTAATAATCGCCCGCCTCATCATATGTTTAACACGAAGCCTGTTATCCTGTTGAGATGCTAGAACCGGAAGCATAACTGACTGTATTGAGCCATTAATGTTAGCAACAATTATTCCGGGAAATTGCTGTCCTCTGTTAAAAAAACCCAACATCGCAGGATTGTACATTTTCCCAATAATAAGGCTACGTATATCCTGATATGCAGTATCAATTAATGTCGACACCAATATTTTCCAACCATATGAGAAGAGACTCTTCACTCTTCCAAGCGAAAACAACAAATGTGGTCTCCACTTGATAGTAAACCAAAGAATCAACGTAACAAATAACTGATTAACTAATTGCTGCCCAACCAAAGCCCATACGCCAAAGGCAGCATAAGCCATATAGATCCCAACTATACCTGATACCAGTATAGCGCCTGTACTGCTAAAAAACAGTTTTTTAAATTGCAAATTTCTCGATACAACAGCATTCTGAATTGAATTAAATGCGCCAAAGAATAAGGTAATGGACAACACTCTTAATACTGATATAATCTGGGGCTCCTCATAAAACGCAGCGATAAATGGTGCAGCTAAAAACAGGATTATATAGATTAAACACGCTATGAATAAGCTCAAATAAAATACAGATGAAAAATCCGCTTCATCTGCATTTTTCTTTTGAACAAGGGCTGTATTCAACCCGCTCTGGACAAATACACCCGCAAATGAAGTAAATATTACTACTAATGCTATGATACCGTAATCTTCAGGTAGAAGTAGTCTGGCTAATATAATCTGAACGATAAATTGTATTCCGTGAGCTCCTCCCCGCTCCATCAACTTCCAAAAAAGAGATGAGAGGACCCGTATATTGGTTATGTCATTTTTCATATTATAAATACCTTTTATTAAAATAAACTTTAAATATTTTACCTGCAGCCTTAGAAACAAGTTTTTTTAAAAATTTATAATAACTTAATCTTCTAATCGCCGGCGACAATGATTTTAAATATTCTCTTAATTCTTGCTTGTCAATATTGCATCTCTTAGAAATCAAAAAATTAAAAATAACAATAGCAGTTCTATTTGCTATTAAAGGTGACAAATCATGCTTTCCATCAAACCACTCTTCAATAGCTTTAACGATTTTTATATACATATTTGAAAATTCTATCATTTGATTTATTTGTTTAAAGGAATAAGATGATGTATCTTCTGACGATGCAGCCCTATGTGCTAACATCACATCGGACATCACAAATATACTACCTTTGTCTAAAAGCAGACAATATGTAATAACATCACCCATAGTATTCGCTGTAAATCTAAGCCTTTTATAACGTTCTCCACTAGTCGGCAATATATTACGATAGACTAATGTATTTCCATGAAACGAAAATCCCTCATTTAAATAATTTTTCAACGTATATTCTCTATTAACTTGCCACATTTGCAATCCAATAACTGGATTAGTTCCGTCATTATTTACAGAATAATGATTATGTGCTACTCCAACCCACTCATGATTTTGTTCTAATAAATCAACTTGTTTTTGCAGTTTGTTTTTATCTGTCCAAAAGTCATCTCCTTCAAGTTGTGCAATATACTTTCCTTTACATCTTTTTTTAACCTCATATGAATTACGTGAAGCACCAACGTTATGTTCATGTAATATCAATTTAATAACATCTGGATATCTTTCTTTATATTCCAATAAAATTTCCCTTGTTGAATCTGGAGATGCATCTTCTCCGATCACAATTTCATATTTAAAATTTGTTTCCTGCATTAATATGCTATCTAATGCTTGACGTATATACTTTTCATGTCTATAAGTTATTACGGCCACACTTACCATAACTTTATCGCCATTCATTAATTTCCTCCACAAAAATCATTTTTTAATTTTTAGTTACTCTAGTAACAATAACTTTTTTTATATAATCCTAACTTGCGTACTTTAAATCGGTAATTAAACATTACATTTCTCTATTTCGGTCCCATAATACCCCACATACCAATCAGCAAACTTCTGCAGTCCTTCTTCTATAGAAGTCTCTGGTTTAAATCCTACTTCTTGATACAACAAATCTGTAGACGCAAAAGTTGCCGGCACATCTCCGGGTTTGATAGGTTCATAAATTTTCTTAAATTTAACTTCTCTGCCTAGTGCAATGCCTAATGCTTTCTCCAATGCATTTATAAAATTCATTAATTTTTCAGGATTGTTATTGCCAATATTAAATATTCTGTGAGGCGCAGCCTCCTCCGTTTTTATTAAAGGATTATTAAGAAGCCGCACGATTCCTTCAACAATATCGTCTATGTAAGTAAAATCTCTATAAAGATCTTGTTCAAAATTACCGTTATTAAAGATCCTAATAGGCTCACCTTTAAAGTACTTATCAGTAAATCCAAAATAAGCCATGTCCGGTCTACCCATCGGACCGTAAACTGTAAAAAATCTTAGTCCTGTAGCTGGAATATTATAAAGATGGCTATAGGTATGTGCCATTAATTCATTTGATTTCTTAGTTGCTGCATACAAAGATACGGGATGGTCGACAAAATCAGACTCTTCAAAAGGCACCTTTTTATTCGCCCCATAAACTGAGCTGGAGGATGCATAAACCAAGTGGTCTACCGGATGATATCTGCAAGCCTCAAGAATATTATAAAATCCGATAATATTACTTTGAATATATGCATCCGGGTTTTCTAGAGAGTACCTAACCCCTGCTTGAGCAGCTAGATTAACTACTACGTTAGGCTTGTACTCTTCAAAGGTTTGCATCACCGCATCCTTATCAGAAATATCCCCTTTGATAAAAAAGAAGTTTTCAAATGGTTTTAGTTTTTTTAGCCTGGTATATTTTAAATTCACATCATAATAATCATTTATATTATCTATCCCAATCACCCTGCAGCCTTGCTCTAAAAGCCTCTTAGCCAGAAAAAACCCAATAAAACCAGCTGCTCCAGTAATCAGATATAACTTATCAGTATTTAATTCTTTATATTTCAATTAAATGCCCCCTTGTATATAGAGGTGGTTTTGATCTTAGCAAACAGGGTTATTCACTGGCTGCTGCCGCTTCAGTAATCGCATTAGAAGTTTTAAAATTTGGTCTTCCTATGGAATAATACTCTACTCCAGCCCTATACATATCTTCTACGTTATATATATTTCTCCCATCATATACCAGAGGTGTTCTCATAAGTAATTTGTATGTAACAGGCTCTACTGCCTGAATTTCTCCCCACTCAGTAAAGATAAAGCATACATTAGCATCTTTTAGTGTTGCTTCCGGATTTTCCACGTAGGTTATACTTCCTCTTCCATTTTTCCCTTCAGGATATTTTTTCTTAAAGTTATCCATTCCAACCGGGTCATAAGCATAAATATTCGCACCTCTTTCTAATAATAATGGTATATTATCAAGGGAAGGTGCCTCTCTCAAGTCATCGGTCCCCGGTTTAAATGTAAGTCCAAGCACAGCTACTTTAAGGCCATCAAAAGTGATTAATCTTCTGCAAGCCTTTCTATATAACATAGTTTTTTGGTCTTGATTCACATCAATAGCCGCTTTAATAGTTCTTAGCTCATAACCATTTTGTCTGGCTAAATATTCAAGAGCCTTGGTATCCTTAGGGAAGCAGGAACCGCCATAACCAACACCGGCATTTAGGAACTTGCTTCCGATACGATCATCATAGCTCATACCTTTAGCTACATCTTGAATATCTGCTCCTACCAATTCACATAGGTTGGCAATATCGTTCATGTAGGATATTTTCAAAGCAAGGAAATTATTAGATGCGTACTTGATCATCTCTGCCGATCTCCTGCTGACAGATACAATAGGGAGATTAAATGGCTTATATATGTCCATGAGCATCTCTTCTGCCCATTTGCTCTCGGTTCCAATTATAATTCGGGCGGCATGAAGTGTATCATGAACAGCAGAACCCTGGGCTAGGAACTCTGGATTAGACGCTACTTCCACTCTTATTTTTTTACCGAATCCATTTCCATTACCCGTAATCTTAGTCCCATCATGGGGTAGAAAATCATGTATAAATTGCTCCACCTTGTCATTGGTACCAACCGGCACTGTGGACTTTACTACCACCAGACAATCCTTCTCTATAGTTTCCGCTATTTGTCTGGCTACAGTTGCTATATTGCTTAGGTCAGCAGAACCATTAGGTTGTTCCGGTGTGCCCACTCCTATAAAAATTGCATCCGCATCTTTATAAGCTGATTTGTAATCAGTTGTATAATCAATCCTTCCTGCAGCATAATTCTTCCGCATTAACTCTTCCAAACCAACTTCATAGATTGGAGAGATGCCTTGCTTCATTAGATTGATTTTATTTTTATCTATATCAACACAAGTAACCTTATGACCCACTTCGGCAAAACATACACCAGCCACTAGCCCTACATAGCCTGTCCCAACTACTGCTATTTTGTACATAAACCTTCCCCCTCTTGCTTTTCCAACAAAGTATATGAATAATAGTTAATTTGTTCTATTTCCGGTAAGACTTTAACCCGGCCAAAACCAGCTCTCTATGGGCCTCACATTCAATAAAATTTTGAATCACTGTCAATGATTTATCTGTATATAATTTCGTTGCTAATTTATGTCGACATAATTTATTAAACACTCTAAAGAATAAGTTGTTTCCATGGAATGCAGTTAGATATCCGTTAAGCATCTGAGCAGCAAATTTGCTATACTCTTGCTGAACAAAGGTTTCATCTAATATCTGCCTGGATCGTTCTTCAAAGCCATGCAAGATTTCCTCTGCTTGCTGTTTACTTGCCAATCTTACACCATACCCTTGTTTAACTATCGGAATATACTCTAATAACATGCTCTCATTCGTTACTGTTACATTAAGCAGTAATGATGTTTGCCAAAATTCACTTTCTGAGTGATCAAACAGAAAATTGCCCTGACCATATACAATTGTACCGCCATTGTATTTTTCAAATGCGCCTATACAGTGGCTGTGCTGGCATACTACTAAATCTGCCCCTTTATTAACCATCTTACGGCAGACTTTTTGAAGGCCCGGACTGGGATAACGATAGTGTTCCTTGCCTCCATGGTAAAGTACAATCAAATAATCACATTTGTTAGCTAAATCATGTATATGATCCAGGCTTTCTAATGGATCAAAGGGGTTAGCACCGGGGCTTTGTTCAGTGGCGATAGTAAATTCATGTTCAGCACAAGCATAGAATCCTACTCGAATCCCATCCCGTTCCAAAATATATGGCTGTGCAGCTTTATTTATATCCGAACCTACACCCACATAATCAATATTATTTTCTTCTAATACTTTAGTAGTGGAATAGAGGCCTTGTTCGCCTTGATCCAAAATATGATTATTAGCTAATACCAGCAAAGAAGGGTTTAGTGCTTTAATACCTTTAACAGTACTAGTGGGGGCAATAAGATTTGGGCCGCACTTATCAATTGGTTTTTCCTGATTTGTAAGTGGAACTTCTAAGTTGAACAGTCTAATATCGGCAGAATTCCATAATAAAACTAATTTTTCACCGAGCAAAGCATTTATATCGGCTCTATTAAACAAATCTATATTTGATTTTGTTGGCACTAAGTCACCGGCTATTAATATCTTCATTTTAATATACCCCTATCACGCATTATCAGCCTTTTTGGTAACACTAACCAACTGCCTAGTAATAAGTCATATGAATCTGGTGTGAATTCTTCAAGTCCCGCTCCCGGAAAAAATGTAAGTTCACCAAAGTATAATCGTCCATTCGATTCATAAAAGTCTACTCTTATAAAAGGGATATCTTTAGATAACTTTTCTGCAAATTCAACCATTTTATCAAAATTCCTTGGTTTAGGTATTACTGAACCACTATTGGGGTGATGTCGCCTCCCAAATGGCATTTTATTCCATTTAGTATCATATATGTCAATATTTAAACCACCCGGTGAGAACCTATTTAAGCATACAAAAATGCACTTTGCCTTACCGTTAAAACACATAAATTTATAATCTATTAGCCCTATGCCTGATTCATCAACCAAATATTTTTCACAAATTATCCTTGGTTTAACATTTTTATATGGCCATTCTCTAGAGTAGTAAAAGAAATTTCTTTTTAAACAATCATTAATTTTCATTTTTGCATTATCGATGTCTAGTTTACTTTTATCATTACAAAGAATTACCCCTCCGGAATCATGTGTGCATTTTAACACAAATTGATTAGGTAATTTATTAAAATTTATTTCATCAAAATTATTATATATACCTATCAACGGAATCAAATATTCTTCACCTATTAGGTTTTTTACATAGTCTCTAACAGCGTATTTATCAACTAAATTTGTATATTCTGGGTTTCTATCAAATAACTTTAACCATTGAAGTTTTTCATTAAATGTTTTCGGATTATTTAAATCAAGTTTTCTTTTCAGCATTACACGATAATGCAGTTTTAAATATGCAACATCAGGCAGCCAGTTTAATAAACCAAGCTTTGATAAATAAACAACAAAGAGCTTTGGCACATCTGAAGGATTATGTATTAAGGTTTTAACCAAAGTATTAAATTTACTCACTTAAAAACCCCCGAAAATATACGGTTTGAATATCCACTTATATATATTGCTGAAAAGGCAAGAAAAAATTGAACTATAAGAAGGTTATATGTAACTGCACCAATTTCAAATATAAAAAGACAGCAAATATAAGCTATAAAAAAGTTACGTAGCCCTAAATTGTCACTCTTAATTATTAACAGTCTCCTTATTAACCACATGTAATAAAAGTAATACAACATAAATCCGAATAGTCCAATATTAACCAATAATTCAATATAGTTATTATGTGAATAAGTATATATTCCAAAATCAGCGCCATATAAACCCATAAAATTATTAATACCATAACCCAAGATTGGCTTGTCCAACCATAAATCAAATCCATAATCAATCATATGCTGACGCGCTAACGCAGAACCATCTACATACCCTGACCCTGTAACTAAGTTATATAGAGATTCCAACCTATGTCCCACAGCATCATAAACTATCGGTACATGAAATATTAAAAAAAATAATAAAATCACAACACAACCAAAAACTAAAGTATATTTTAATATATGTTTTTTACCTTTTGAATCCCGCCTTAACAGCATAATTATATATAAAAAAATAAATGGGATTAGAAAATACTTTCGACCGCCGGATAATGCTAATGCATATAATTGCGTGAGCAGGGCTATAAATATAATTATTCTTATTTTATAATTACAGTTATGCAAAAATAACCACATAGAACAAATAGCCGCAACCATAAACCGTGAAGCAAAAGTATTTGCATTGCCAAACAGACTCGTGCCCAATCTTTCATCTAGATGTAAGTTGCCTGATAATAATAGAATTATAAACAATAAAAATGCAGATAATGAATACGTCCAAAATAAAACAATGAAATCTGTTTCTTTTTTTATTACTATTGAAAAAGCATATGTAACACCTAACACAACTAGCATTGAGTAAAGCGCTTCCATTGCATAGAATGAGTTAACCGCATAAATAACCGAAAAAAGGCAAAAACAGATAAACATGAAGTACCATTTAAAATATGGATTCATTGCAATATTTTTTTTTGTTAATATGAAAAATGCCGACCATGCGAGAAACAAATATAAGCTTATGCGATGAAAATTACTATTTAGAATTGATCCATGTGCCATAAAAGAAAAAAATATATAAAAACATGCTAACACAATTCCCAATCTAAATCGCAAGTTTTTTTTCCCAACTAATAAAGGCATTAAGCTTGCCTCCTACAAATTACATCAACATATTCTTTCCATTGGTTAATAATCTTTTCTGGTGCATATTTGGTTTTTATTTGTTTAGCCGCATTACCACACTGTCTTGCAAAGTCAGGGTTTTCAATATATCTTATAATTGCCTGTGCAATAGCTAAATAGTCCCCAGCAGGTACTAGTAAGCCATTAACCTCATTTTCTATCAGCAACCTGGCACCCCCAGGCGAGCAATCAGTTGAAACGACCGGCATACCAATTGCCATTGCTTCAATTAATGCATTGGGTATTCCCTCGTAGTCTGAAGAAAGGACAAATACACGCGCGTTGCTTATATCTTTTGTTGGATTGTTTGATAAACCCATAAAAATAACTTTATCCTTAAGTCCCATAGATTCCACCATATTTTTAACATAATCCAAATCAGGGCCATCGCCATAAAACTTTAAAACCATTTCTGGATATTTTTCATTAACAATCTTAAAGGCTTGAACCATAATATCCTGTCTCTTTTGCACAATCTCAAAACGAGCAACAAATGCTATTTCATTTGCGGGCGAATCAAGGTTTGCAATAACACTTTCATCTTTTATAAAAACCGGATTTGCTATTACAGTACTTTTCTTTTGTAATCTCCTAGGATAAAATTTCCGAGCAGCATCTGTCTGAAAAACTGCTCCATCAGCAAAGCTATTAATAAAACAAAAAATCTTATCCCAGAAAGAAGTGTACTGATATGGATCACCTCTCTCTGAAATAATGACCGGCGTATACGTTAACTTGCCAGCCAATACCGATAAAAAATTTGACATAGTTAAAAACGAAATTATAATGTCCGGTTTAACTCTTTTAATTACTCTTTTCATTTGTATAACTTGTTTAAATCTCCTTATAAAACGCATCTTTGCCACATCATTTTCTCCTATAAAGGAAACAGCATCATGTAAAACATGGTATTTACAAGTATCTTCATATGTATAAATATAAACTCTAAAACCTCCATCTATAGACAATTTATTAGCTAAAAACGTTAGAATCTTTTCTGCACCACCATAACTCAACCTATGTATAATAAAAAGAATATTAATCACACCATCTCTCCGTTTCTATTTACAGTTAAGTAAATTTTATATTCCTAAATTATTAATATTTTATAAAGATCGGGAAATTCACCTCATAAAGAACCTGATCGCACAAGTTTTTCCCTAATTTATCATTCAACTCCTTAAGTTACTCAAAGTAGTATATAATTTTGGACTAATAAGAAAAATAATAGCTTTAATCCGATTTGAAAAACTACGCGAATTGATTAACACATACTTTTTAAAGGTGTATTTTTTGCCGTGTTTACATAAATCACCTTTTCTATAAGCAAATAAGTAAATCCCAATAAGATAATCCTTTAACAAATTTTTAAGTTCTTTATCATCTAGTTTTTCGTAAAAATCACTTAACTCTGCAACTATTGAAACAATATGTATTGCGTTTTTACTAAAATCTTTTGTTTTTGTTATAGAATCCTCTCGAATTACATAGTTATAAAAACAATTATCGGAAACTAACACTTTGCTTGCGGCAAGGAAGACTCTAGGAGTCCATTGCTCATCTTCATGCAACAATCCAATTTTAAAGAACAGATTGTTTTCTAATAAGAATTTTCTTCTATAAAGGTTTAGACAAGCCGCCATTTTGGCACAATTATGTTTTAGTTCATGTTTTAGATAATCTGATCCCGATAAAACGCTATTATAAAGACTAGTGGATGGCAGCATTTTTTTTACCTCGGAACTTGTAATCTTTTTTGCTCCCCCTATTACAATGTCCACTTCTTGTTCAGATACTATATTGGCAAACTTTTCGCAGGTATCGTTTTCTATATAATCATCTGAGTCAACAAATAAAATATATTCACCTTTTGCATAATGAATTCCCATATTTCTTGAATCTGAAAGTCCGCCATTTTTTTTGTGAATTACTTTAATACGGTTATCTTGTCTCGCATATTCATCACATAGCTTCGGAGAATTATCGGTACTTCCATCATCAACTAAAATTATCTCTATATCTTTGAAAGTTTGATTTATTAAGCTATTTACACATCTATCTAGATATTGTTCAACATTATATACAGGTACAACGATGGATATTATTGGATTAACCATTTCTCTCCCTTTCATAAAGACCTTCTTTATATATTCAAATAAAAAGTAACCGGTTTCTCATAATCAAATACTTCTAAAAACATAATAGTATCTGTATTACCAAGATTTGACTTTACCCCAGTTT
The Desulfolucanica intricata genome window above contains:
- a CDS encoding CapA family protein translates to MKILIAGDLVPTKSNIDLFNRADINALLGEKLVLLWNSADIRLFNLEVPLTNQEKPIDKCGPNLIAPTSTVKGIKALNPSLLVLANNHILDQGEQGLYSTTKVLEENNIDYVGVGSDINKAAQPYILERDGIRVGFYACAEHEFTIATEQSPGANPFDPLESLDHIHDLANKCDYLIVLYHGGKEHYRYPSPGLQKVCRKMVNKGADLVVCQHSHCIGAFEKYNGGTIVYGQGNFLFDHSESEFWQTSLLLNVTVTNESMLLEYIPIVKQGYGVRLASKQQAEEILHGFEERSRQILDETFVQQEYSKFAAQMLNGYLTAFHGNNLFFRVFNKLCRHKLATKLYTDKSLTVIQNFIECEAHRELVLAGLKSYRK
- a CDS encoding ATP-grasp fold amidoligase family protein, whose protein sequence is MSKFNTLVKTLIHNPSDVPKLFVVYLSKLGLLNWLPDVAYLKLHYRVMLKRKLDLNNPKTFNEKLQWLKLFDRNPEYTNLVDKYAVRDYVKNLIGEEYLIPLIGIYNNFDEINFNKLPNQFVLKCTHDSGGVILCNDKSKLDIDNAKMKINDCLKRNFFYYSREWPYKNVKPRIICEKYLVDESGIGLIDYKFMCFNGKAKCIFVCLNRFSPGGLNIDIYDTKWNKMPFGRRHHPNSGSVIPKPRNFDKMVEFAEKLSKDIPFIRVDFYESNGRLYFGELTFFPGAGLEEFTPDSYDLLLGSWLVLPKRLIMRDRGILK
- a CDS encoding O-antigen ligase family protein, with translation MPLLVGKKNLRFRLGIVLACFYIFFSFMAHGSILNSNFHRISLYLFLAWSAFFILTKKNIAMNPYFKWYFMFICFCLFSVIYAVNSFYAMEALYSMLVVLGVTYAFSIVIKKETDFIVLFWTYSLSAFLLFIILLLSGNLHLDERLGTSLFGNANTFASRFMVAAICSMWLFLHNCNYKIRIIIFIALLTQLYALALSGGRKYFLIPFIFLYIIMLLRRDSKGKKHILKYTLVFGCVVILLFFLIFHVPIVYDAVGHRLESLYNLVTGSGYVDGSALARQHMIDYGFDLWLDKPILGYGINNFMGLYGADFGIYTYSHNNYIELLVNIGLFGFMLYYFYYMWLIRRLLIIKSDNLGLRNFFIAYICCLFIFEIGAVTYNLLIVQFFLAFSAIYISGYSNRIFSGVFK
- a CDS encoding glycosyltransferase — translated: MINILFIIHRLSYGGAEKILTFLANKLSIDGGFRVYIYTYEDTCKYHVLHDAVSFIGENDVAKMRFIRRFKQVIQMKRVIKRVKPDIIISFLTMSNFLSVLAGKLTYTPVIISERGDPYQYTSFWDKIFCFINSFADGAVFQTDAARKFYPRRLQKKSTVIANPVFIKDESVIANLDSPANEIAFVARFEIVQKRQDIMVQAFKIVNEKYPEMVLKFYGDGPDLDYVKNMVESMGLKDKVIFMGLSNNPTKDISNARVFVLSSDYEGIPNALIEAMAIGMPVVSTDCSPGGARLLIENEVNGLLVPAGDYLAIAQAIIRYIENPDFARQCGNAAKQIKTKYAPEKIINQWKEYVDVICRRQA
- a CDS encoding glycosyltransferase — its product is MKGREMVNPIISIVVPVYNVEQYLDRCVNSLINQTFKDIEIILVDDGSTDNSPKLCDEYARQDNRIKVIHKKNGGLSDSRNMGIHYAKGEYILFVDSDDYIENDTCEKFANIVSEQEVDIVIGGAKKITSSEVKKMLPSTSLYNSVLSGSDYLKHELKHNCAKMAACLNLYRRKFLLENNLFFKIGLLHEDEQWTPRVFLAASKVLVSDNCFYNYVIREDSITKTKDFSKNAIHIVSIVAELSDFYEKLDDKELKNLLKDYLIGIYLFAYRKGDLCKHGKKYTFKKYVLINSRSFSNRIKAIIFLISPKLYTTLSNLRS